The Brassica oleracea var. oleracea cultivar TO1000 chromosome C6, BOL, whole genome shotgun sequence genomic interval TAATATGAATTTTGGATGTATTTTGGAGACAAGGGTAAATGAGAGTAAAGCGGAAGGTATTCTAAATAAGGTGTTTAGTCAGTGGTCTCATATGACTAACTACGAGCATAGTCAACGTGAGAGAATATGGTTGGTCTGGCGTGATGGGGTTTGTATGACACCGGTGTATACAACTGATCAGCTAATAACATGTTCCGTTGGGTTGTTGGACAAGGAAGAATTTTTCTTCACATGTGTCTATGCAAATAAAATGGATGAAGGTAGGAAGGGGTTGTGGGAAGATCTCTGTCACCACTAATACTTTGCGTTGTTTCGTAATAAGGCTTGGTTTATAGTTGGCGATTTTAATGAGATTTTGGATGCGGAGGAGAGTTCGGGGTTTGAAAGCTTAGGAAGACTACCAAGTGGTATGAGGGATTTTCAAAGAATGGTGCTCCACTGTAAACTCACAGATATGGGTTATCAAGGGCCATTGTTCACTTGGTGTAATAAAATAGATGGAGGGGTAATTTGTAAGAAGTTGGATCGAGTACTTATGAATGAAGAAGTGTTGCTAAGATTCACGAGTGCTTATTCAGTCTTTGAAGCGGAAGGTTGCTCGGATCATATGAGATGCAAGATTCAGATTTTCCATGCTACTGAGAAAATAAGAAGAACATTTAAGTATGTTAATGCGATTGGGAAATTGGAATCTTTTCTTCCAAGGGTCAAGGAGTTTTGGGATACTACGCAAAGGCTTTATCATTCCACGTCTGCTATGTTTAGATTCTCAAAGAAGTTAAAAGTGCTTACAGCCTCTTATCAGGGAGATTGGTAAAGAGAAACTTGGAAACTTAACGAAAAGAGCTGAGGAAGCTAATGGGGACCTGTGTGAGAAGCAACTACAAACTCTGGAAAATCCAAGTTCTAGCAATATACAGGAGGAGTCTCAGGCTTATGAGAAGTGGTTTCATGTAGCGGGGTTAGAGGAGGATTTTCTTAAACAGAGAGAAAAGCTCCATTAGCTTGATGTAGGGGATCAGAACAATAAAACTTTCCATAACGCTATCAGGTCTCGTCAAGCGCAAAATATCATTCGAGAAATTAGATGCCTGGATGGGAATATGGTTACCACACAGTCGGATATTAAGGAGGAAGCGGTGAGGTTCTTTTCTGGATTTCTTAATCAATCTCCTGATAGCTATGTTGGAACTACTATGGAAGAGTTGCAGAGTCTTCTTGAGTTCAGATGCTCGGAAGATGACTTCAGTATGCTGATAGAGGAGGTCACTGAAGAAGAGATTCGCAAAGTTTTGTTTGCTATGCCCTCAAATAAATCCCCGGGCCCTGATGGATATCCAATCGAGTTCTTTAAGACTACATGGGCTATCATTGGTAACGACTTCACAGTGGTTGTTCAATCAGTTTTCCGGTATGGTTTTCTTCCCAAAGGGGTAAATCTACAATCTTGGCCTTGGTTCCTAAGAAAACAGACTCTTTGGAGATAAAAGACTTCAGACCTATAGCTTGCTGCAATGTCCTTTACAAGGTGGTCTCAAAAATTCTTGCAAATAGACTAAAGTTGCTTCTTCCTCGTATGATCGCAGAGAACCAGTCAGCGTTTGTAAGAGGTCGGCTTCTGATGAAAAATGTCTTACTTGCATCGGAGTTGGTTAAGGAATATCATAAAGACTCTGTTTCTCCTTGGTGTGTGATGCAGATTGACATTTCGAAGGGTTTTGATTCAGTGCAATGGTCTTTTGTGCTGCAGTGTCTAGAGGCAGTTGGAGTACCGGCTAGGTTCATTCACTGGATCAAACTTTGTATTTCTACTCCTTCATTCTCGGTACAAGTAAATGGGGAGTTTGCTGGGTATTTTCAGAGTACAAGGGGATTAAGACAGGGCTGCTCCCTCTCTCCTTACCTCTTTGTCTTGTGTATGAATGTGCTCTCACACAAGATAGACAACGCCGTTAGAGAGAAGAAGTTCAAGTTCCATCCTCGGTGTCAATCACTCTCCCTCACTCATCTATGCTTTGCAGACGACCGTATGGTGTTTGTAGAAGGAACCAAAGAATCTATTGAAGGAGCCCTTTCGGTATTTGAAGACTTTGCCAAGGTCTGGTTTGAACATAAGTACTGAGAAATCGACTTTGTATGTGGCTGGTGTGTCTGAGATAGAAAGAAGTAGAGTTCCTCTGATGACAAAAGTATTGAACAAGCAGGACTACCTACCTTTAGTGGAAAGGATTCGCAGCAAGAAACTCATGGACGTGTAGATTTCTGTCTTATGCGGGGAGGCTGCAGTTGATCAAGTCTGTGCTGATGAGTATTGTTAACTTTTGGGCAGCTGTATTTAGGCTACCAAGTAAGTGTATGGAGGTTGAACAACTGTGTGCTTCTTTCCTCTGGTCAGGACCGGCTATAAAGTCAACAGGAGCAAAGGTTGCTTGGAGAGACATATGTAAACTCAAAAGTGAAGGAAGATTAGGGATTCGGTGTTAAAGGAGGTTAATATGGTCTATGGATTAAAATTCATATGGAAGATGTTATTGGGTATATCGTTATGGGGTAAATGGATCAAGATTTATCGTCTTAAAAAGAAGAGTTTCTGGGAAGTTAAGGCTACAACACAAGCAAGGTCTTGGATGTGGAGAAAATTATTGAAACTAAGGGAGGTTGCGAAAAATTTCTGTAAGAAAGAGGTGGGTAATGGTCGCCATATTTCGTTTTGGTTCGATAATTGGTCTAATAAATGGGTGCTCTTTGATATATTGGGAGAAAGAGGTATTATTGACATGGGTTTTAGGAAAGAGGCTACATTGGAGGAAGCTGTAATGAATAACAGGAAGAGAAGAAAACATAGATCTGTGGTTCTTAATGAAATTGAAGCTGAGCTGATAGCTGTTAAGGAGAAGATTAGTCACAATGTGATGGATGTGAATTTATGGAAGAGGAAGTTGGGGTTCAAAGCTGAATTTTCGTCTCATGAGACTTGGCTGCTGTTGCGGGAATCCTATGCCCAATGTCCTTGGGAAAGAGGTGTTTGGTTCTCGATGGCCACACCAAAGTTCGCATTCATTACTTGGCTGGCAATGTTGGACAGGTTATCAACTATGGATAGAATCTCCAGTTGGAGCCAGGGAGTGGACACTACTTGTGCGTTGTGTAAGAATGCCACAGAGACTAGAAACCACCTATTCCTTTCAGTTGTGGGAGCACTTAACGCTTGGTATTCTGCGAAGCAATCACACTAAAGCTTGGTCCTCCATTGTGACTCTGTTATCAGAAAACATTATGAGTAAAATGAGCTCCTTTTGCGTACGTTAGTCTTTCCAAGCTGCAGTGTACGCGATATGGAGAGAAAGGAACAAGGTAAAACATAGGGAGCAGGCTTTGCCGATTCCCATTTTGATGAAACTCACTGAAAAAGGTGTAAGGAATAAGCTCAGTTTAATGAGAAACAAGAAGGGAGTGGTATGGAATGTGGACTCCAGTTTTGGTTTGGAACTAGAGTATAATTTGCATTTGAGTAGTTTTGAATAATTTGGGAGTTGTAGCAGCAAAGGTGAATTAGAAGTTGTAGTATTAGTTACTGTCTACACTTAGATGTAAAAAAGTTTTTTGATGAATAAAATTTAACATTCGCTCAAAAAAAAAAAAACAATATCTCGAGGTTCAGTTCAATAGCCAATAGGGATAGAATCTAATATCATGATCGCTTTAGTTTCTGACCGAAGAGGAGAGAGATGTTAAAATTTATATGAAGAAGACCTAGCGAAACCTAGCTACTATATATGGAAAGCGGTGGAGAACATAGAAGTAAATTATATTATGTAGAACTCAAAGTAAATTATATCATACTTTAATTCTCCTCAACTTCAATTATATTATCCACCACTAAAGTTCCACATGACTTTCAGTATTAGCGACAGGTCCTCTGCCGAAGATATCAATTATAGTATCATACTAGTAGGATTTTAACCTATACTCTCACGGAAAACTTGTGGCCGCGACCAAAATTCCGTGGCCATATGATCCCATAACTTCCTTACCATTGAATAGGCTGTAGGAGTTATCACAATGGATGATGTTCTCGAACATAGAGAATCAAAGAATCAAGCATCTGCTTTAGTAGTTTATAACTCCTACAACTCTTCAATGGTCACACTGGTCACAGTCATCGTACTCTATAGTATAACATCTCAATAATGGTATCATGGGAGAGTTTCTGTAGAAGCATTGAAGAGCATCTTGTTTTGTGGTCTGGAAACGATGTAAAGTGAACTTGTTTTGCAGCTTGACCGTATCCAATATTGCAGGTTTCATGGAGTTTCAAACTTAATATTTTTACTGTAAATGCATGTATTAACATCTCCATACCTGAAAGCCTTTTTTTTTTAAGTTCTTAATGTACTATAACCAATGTTGTAACATCGATTCCTTTGAAATGTTTCATAACCATACGAACTTGCAAATAAGATAAATACTTAAGTATGCAGCAAATTCACATGCAAGTTTATTGTGGATTCTATAGATCAAGTAGTCAGTAATTGATTTACTATCTTGGCCACTTAACCCTACTCCTGGAGTTCGAAATGTAAACTTTATGGGTTCCTAAAACAAGTTCACATGTTTGGATACATGACGCAGAATTTTCAGACGACATAAGAAGAATAGTTTATGTATACCAATGGACACGAAAAGCAGTCTATGAGTGAAAACATCGGTGTAATTAGTAACATGAAAAAATTGATGCTTCGCTCAAGAACTTGGTCAATGGTTTTATACATGAAATAGTTTGCACACAGGCTTGCATATCTTCTTTACCTACCTTCTCTCAGCTGTT includes:
- the LOC106297173 gene encoding uncharacterized protein LOC106297173, with product MLLGISLWGKWIKIYRLKKKSFWEVKATTQARSWMWRKLLKLREVAKNFCKKEVGNGRHISFWFDNWSNKWVLFDILGERGIIDMGFRKEATLEEAVMNNRKRRKHRSVVLNEIEAELIAVKEKISHNVMDVNLWKRKLGFKAEFSSHETWLLLRESYAQCPWERGVWFSMATPKFAFITWLAMLDRLSTMDRISSWSQGVDTTCALCKNATETRNHLFLSVVGALNAWYSAKQSH